The Leptospira sp. WS39.C2 genome contains a region encoding:
- a CDS encoding ArnT family glycosyltransferase, whose protein sequence is MQFFSPKRTFVFLLIVFVVYLFWGNDSPLVDQDEAAYAGFARTMVESGDYLQMEFPYSEPHRKPPLHFWITSFFFQTFGSTEFVLRVFPALCILGTSLLTYHLAYVMFNSRTALYAFSILSFSLYFPLNGKIALVDSLLVFFGMLGFVSLHHFLRKGNLVYVFLFWTSISLALLVKGPPILIFLGGTCFILLFFSKIRPSIWKLHPWFGLPLALLPILIWGKLSWQKDNGALILWMIDWYVLRRATNPVFGQSGPPGTYFVLFVITIFPWTRVYLSFLKEIFWRFVSHLNAKQIKDSIFSSFRNGILLPLSPRSYLMVGLVFSWIFYEFLSSKLPSYPLSAYPILSILLAEQLSKKHNQIYLYRLYLTTAILMFVVIGIFLLPKFSEMRTETKILANNIKSNLQPNETLYSYGGLGIPSFAFYFHQPIKEISFDELIIQNGKILLTESDRLVLESMGIKMNPIGEILSVYVYDRNKTLKLRLVKREL, encoded by the coding sequence GTGCAATTTTTCTCTCCTAAACGAACATTTGTTTTCCTCCTCATTGTCTTTGTTGTGTATCTGTTTTGGGGCAATGACTCACCCCTAGTTGACCAAGACGAAGCTGCTTATGCAGGTTTTGCAAGGACAATGGTTGAATCAGGGGATTATTTACAAATGGAATTCCCGTATTCAGAACCACATAGAAAACCCCCACTTCATTTTTGGATCACATCATTTTTTTTCCAAACTTTTGGATCCACAGAGTTTGTATTACGGGTTTTCCCGGCTCTTTGTATTTTAGGAACTTCTTTATTAACATACCATTTAGCGTATGTTATGTTTAATAGCAGGACTGCCTTATATGCTTTTAGTATCCTAAGTTTTTCCCTATATTTTCCATTAAATGGGAAAATTGCATTAGTTGATTCTTTGTTAGTTTTTTTTGGAATGCTGGGATTTGTCTCCTTACATCATTTTTTGCGTAAAGGAAATTTGGTTTATGTATTTTTATTTTGGACGTCAATCAGTTTAGCGCTTCTTGTGAAAGGACCCCCGATTCTTATTTTTCTCGGTGGCACATGTTTTATATTACTTTTTTTCTCAAAAATAAGACCCTCCATTTGGAAACTCCACCCTTGGTTTGGCCTTCCTTTGGCGTTATTGCCGATTTTGATTTGGGGAAAACTTTCCTGGCAAAAAGATAATGGGGCTCTCATACTTTGGATGATTGATTGGTATGTTTTACGTAGGGCCACTAATCCAGTTTTTGGCCAATCGGGTCCTCCTGGCACCTATTTTGTGTTATTCGTGATTACAATTTTCCCTTGGACGAGAGTTTATCTTTCTTTTTTAAAAGAAATATTTTGGAGGTTTGTCTCGCATTTGAATGCCAAACAAATTAAAGATTCAATCTTCTCATCTTTTCGAAATGGGATACTTTTACCACTTTCACCGAGGTCTTATTTGATGGTGGGCCTTGTTTTTTCTTGGATTTTTTATGAATTCCTTTCTAGTAAATTACCTTCCTACCCTTTATCTGCCTATCCTATTCTCTCAATTTTACTTGCAGAACAATTATCTAAAAAACACAACCAGATTTATTTATACAGACTCTATCTTACAACCGCAATCCTGATGTTTGTTGTGATCGGTATATTTTTATTACCTAAATTTAGCGAGATGAGAACAGAAACAAAAATTCTTGCAAATAACATCAAATCAAATCTTCAACCAAATGAAACACTATACTCTTATGGTGGACTTGGGATTCCCAGTTTTGCATTTTATTTCCACCAACCCATCAAAGAAATTAGCTTTGATGAATTGATCATTCAAAATGGGAAAATCTTACTTACTGAGTCGGATCGTTTGGTATTGGAATCTATGGGAATCAAAATGAATCCTATTGGTGAGATTCTATCAGTGTATGTTTATGATCGTAATAAAACACTAAAACTAAGACTTGTAAAACGAGAACTTTAA
- a CDS encoding phosphoesterase has product MLLHIPGPILATEEKVVRPSLWKYRYPLFVLALLGILFTYQLAVVLLLRKTKTNLESTFTGSKIINPYENWNSEVGEKISLHTHSDEVWFTPERHTVKEIQNEYQKQGFANIAITDYGQISETENQSYIRGMEWGQNVKKRHILAIGIQKAFYDYFPIYATRENLNWVMDRMKKLGGYVILPHPKLFDSFSKEEMVALDGFQAVEVYSPYGDDPKILDTLLSQGKNVHCMASDDLHYFSEGIVQNFDQPYWKDLLQTLGNQRGRKGESFLRYIVTKSGVKDQTSVLRALNQGSFFCVKKFFQEAEDPKMPLIQVDAKNQIKVSSNERYLEIRFIGKMGEILQVSPDTNVATYQISDSDPYVRVELIALTGSILSNAMFRTRE; this is encoded by the coding sequence ATGTTACTGCACATTCCGGGACCCATCCTGGCTACAGAAGAGAAAGTCGTTAGGCCTTCCCTTTGGAAGTATCGTTATCCTTTATTTGTCCTGGCTCTGCTGGGAATATTATTTACATACCAACTAGCAGTTGTATTACTACTTAGAAAAACTAAAACGAATCTTGAATCAACATTCACAGGTTCAAAAATTATCAACCCGTATGAAAATTGGAATTCTGAGGTTGGTGAAAAAATTTCACTACATACACATTCTGATGAAGTTTGGTTTACTCCGGAACGACATACGGTGAAAGAAATCCAGAACGAATACCAAAAACAAGGATTTGCGAATATTGCGATCACTGATTATGGACAAATTTCTGAAACAGAAAACCAGTCATACATCCGTGGGATGGAATGGGGACAAAATGTCAAAAAAAGACATATCCTTGCAATTGGAATTCAAAAAGCATTTTATGATTATTTCCCAATTTATGCTACAAGAGAAAATCTAAATTGGGTGATGGACCGTATGAAAAAGTTAGGTGGCTATGTGATTTTACCCCACCCTAAACTATTCGATTCCTTTTCGAAAGAAGAAATGGTTGCTTTAGATGGTTTCCAAGCTGTCGAAGTGTATTCACCTTACGGAGATGATCCTAAAATTTTAGACACACTCCTTAGCCAAGGGAAAAATGTTCATTGTATGGCTAGTGATGACCTTCATTATTTTTCAGAAGGAATCGTTCAAAACTTCGACCAACCTTATTGGAAAGATTTACTGCAAACTCTCGGGAACCAACGAGGAAGAAAAGGAGAAAGTTTTTTGCGTTACATTGTAACCAAGTCTGGCGTAAAAGACCAAACATCCGTCTTACGAGCATTAAACCAAGGTTCGTTTTTTTGTGTGAAAAAATTCTTCCAAGAGGCTGAGGATCCGAAAATGCCTCTCATCCAAGTGGATGCAAAAAACCAAATCAAAGTCTCTTCAAATGAACGTTATTTGGAGATTCGGTTCATTGGAAAAATGGGAGAAATTTTGCAGGTGAGTCCAGATACAAATGTTGCCACATACCAAATCTCAGATTCCGACCCTTATGTCCGAGTCGAACTCATCGCGCTAACTGGGTCAATCCTATCGAATGCGATGTTCCGTACTCGCGAGTAA
- a CDS encoding DUF4384 domain-containing protein, with product MKRFLVIFSVAILSVFSLDRLNTTPVYKIAVEAYPSTEESRALRDFIKEQIQSTGRGQITVSFPDTEERSWEFDKRGDATEETKMQLQAMSQVDKLVLVSTEDGQSLISFVDVLHETLEYRNALPESLSKTLVSDFLSYLDKKNIYLALSHTGSSSNSQVKINSLKSTYVPGEPIRFEIETTEDNYVYVVLVPENQKGEPVLLFPNQIQNDNFVKKGERVTIPDKRISFKAATTPSKDRIRAFVTREEWKEFQLRGKKEDSFYRLLPPAVTGTKTLARSLTPPPTLTSPIEQSLVTEWEYEILSR from the coding sequence ATGAAACGTTTTTTGGTAATTTTCTCAGTAGCCATCTTATCTGTTTTTTCTCTGGATCGGCTAAACACGACCCCTGTTTACAAAATCGCTGTGGAAGCCTATCCTTCCACGGAAGAAAGTAGAGCCTTACGTGATTTTATCAAAGAACAAATCCAATCCACTGGCCGAGGCCAAATCACCGTTTCTTTCCCAGACACCGAAGAGAGGTCTTGGGAATTTGACAAACGTGGGGATGCCACTGAAGAAACAAAGATGCAACTGCAAGCTATGTCACAAGTTGACAAATTAGTTTTGGTTTCAACTGAAGACGGCCAATCATTGATATCGTTTGTCGATGTATTACATGAAACATTAGAATACCGAAATGCCCTTCCTGAATCCCTTTCCAAAACCCTTGTTTCTGATTTTTTAAGTTACCTAGACAAAAAAAATATCTATCTAGCTTTATCACACACTGGTTCCAGTTCGAATTCTCAGGTGAAAATCAACTCCCTGAAATCCACTTATGTTCCCGGGGAACCCATTCGATTTGAAATTGAAACGACAGAAGACAATTATGTGTATGTTGTCCTAGTACCTGAGAACCAAAAAGGAGAACCTGTTTTACTTTTCCCGAACCAAATCCAAAATGATAATTTTGTGAAAAAAGGGGAACGTGTCACAATCCCTGACAAACGCATTTCATTCAAAGCCGCAACAACACCGTCCAAGGATAGGATCCGTGCCTTCGTCACAAGGGAAGAATGGAAAGAGTTCCAACTCCGCGGAAAAAAGGAAGATTCTTTCTACCGATTATTGCCACCTGCCGTGACAGGGACAAAAACCTTAGCACGTTCCCTAACACCTCCACCAACACTCACTTCTCCTATCGAACAAAGTCTAGTAACAGAGTGGGAATACGAAATCCTGTCTCGTTAA